A region of Mauremys mutica isolate MM-2020 ecotype Southern chromosome 2, ASM2049712v1, whole genome shotgun sequence DNA encodes the following proteins:
- the LOC123364243 gene encoding cytochrome P450 11B, mitochondrial-like → MGPPSQLWKRPAQRRLSRCLPSGAASSSTAPAAARPLPYEAIPRSGRSAWLSLYRLWRSNSFQRFHLVMQRNFQRLGPIYRETVGTYNCVNVLLPRDAAQLFQSEGIFPRRMGIESWIAHRQLRNHKCGIFLLNGEEWRSDRLILNKEVISPAGTRKFLPFLNAVAQDFVTLMHRRISKNTRRSLTVDLYGDLFRFTLEASSYALYGERLGLLEESPNAESQRFISAVETMLRTTLPLLFMPPGLMRWLNTKLWRDHIEAWDTIFKHADKCIQNIYQEFCLGQPRKYSGIMAELLMQAELPLDSIKANITEFTAGGVDTTAMPLLFTLFELARNPSVQTAIRREIAEAESQGPRELAKVLNSMPLLKSALKETLRLYPVGITVQRYPTKDVVLQNYCVPAGTLCQVGLYAMGRSPEVFSNPERYDPLRWLSKEDNSFKALAFGFGARQCIGRRLAETEMMLFLMHVLRNFRIDTVSKADIPTVFGFILMPEKPPLLTFRPLD, encoded by the exons ATGGGCCCGCCGAGCCAGCTCTGGAAGCGGCCCGCCCAGCGCCGCCTCTCCCGCTGCCTCCCGTCGGGGGCCGCCAGCAGCTCCAcggccccggccgccgcccgGCCGCTGCCCTACGAAGCCATCCCGCGCAGCGGCCGCAGCGCCTGGCTCAGCCTGTACCGCCTGTGGCGGAGCAACAGCTTCCAGCGCTTCCACCTCGTCATGCAGCGCAACTTCCAGCGCCTCGGGCCCATCTACAG GGAGACCGTCGGCACCTACAACTGTGTCAACGTGCTGCTGCCCCGAGACGCGGCCCAGCTCTTCCAGTCGGAGGGGATCTTCCCGCGGCGCATGGGCATCGAGTCGTGGATCGCCCACCGCCAGCTCCGCAACCACAAGTGCGGCATCTTCCTGCT GAACGGGGAGGAGTGGCGCTCGGACCGCCTGATCCTCAACAAGGAGGTGATCAGCCCCGCGGGCACCCGGAAATTCCTGCCCTTCCTCAACGCAGTGGCCCAGGACTTTGTCACCCTCATGCACCGGCGCATCAGCAAGAATACGCGCCGCTCGCTCACCGTCGACCTCTACGGCGACCTGTTCCGCTTCACCCTGGAGG CCAGCAGCTACGCCCTGTACGGGGAGCGCCTGGGGCTCCTGGAGGAAAGCCCCAACGCCGAGTCGCAGAGGTTTATCAGCGCCGTGGAGACCATGCTGCGGACCACCTTGCCGCTGCTCTTCATGCCCCCGGGCCTCATGCGCTGGCTCAACACCAAGCTGTGGAGAGACCACATCGAGGCCTGGGACACCATCTTCAAGCATG CGGATAAGTGTATCCAGAACATCTACCAGGAGTTctgcctggggcagccccggAAGTATTCGGGGATCATGGCGGAGCTGCTCATGCAGGCGGAGCTGCCGCTGGACTCCATCAAGGCCAACATCACAGAGTTCACCGCGGGCGGCGTGGACACG ACTGCCATGCCCCTGCTCTTCACCCTCTTCGAGCTGGCCCGCAACCCCAGCGTCCAGACGGCCATTCGCCGGGAGATCGCCGAGGCCGAGTCGCAGGGGCCGAGGGAGCTCGCCAAGGTGCTGAACTCCATGCCCCTGCTCAAGAGCGCCCTCAAGGAGACCCTGAG GCTCTATCCTGTGGGCATAACGGTCCAGCGCTACCCAACCAAAGACGTGGTGCTCCAGAACTACTGCGTGCCGGCGGGG ACCCTGTGCCAGGTGGGGCTGTACGCCATGGGCCGGAGCCCCGAGGTGTTCAGCAACCCCGAGCGCTACGACCCCCTGCGCTGGCTGAGCAAGGAGGATAACAGCTTCAAGGCCCTGGCCTTCGGCTTCGGGGCCCGGCAGTGCATCGGCCGCCGCTTGGCAGAGACCGAAATGATGCTCTTCCTCATGCAC